A window from Pseudomonas sp. MRSN 12121 encodes these proteins:
- a CDS encoding Cro/CI family transcriptional regulator codes for MRRIPLTEFAKERGHTKAAQLLGCTQGALSKAIRVGRDVYVTIEEDGSLSAQEQRPFPSQKPAD; via the coding sequence ATGCGCCGAATCCCACTTACCGAATTTGCCAAGGAGCGCGGACACACAAAGGCCGCGCAGCTTCTCGGCTGTACTCAGGGCGCCTTAAGCAAGGCGATACGCGTAGGTCGTGATGTGTACGTGACCATCGAAGAGGATGGCAGCTTGTCAGCACAAGAGCAGCGCCCGTTTCCATCCCAGAAGCCAGCCGATTAA